Within Candidatus Methylomirabilota bacterium, the genomic segment GTCTGGTCGAGGCGGCTGACCGGCGTCGTCACCGGCGCCGCCCGCACCGTCTCGGGCGCCGTTTCGGCCTCCCGGGCGATCCGGATCATCGCCTCGCAGAACTCGTCGAGCGTCTCCTTGGACTCCGTCTCCGTCGGCTCGATCATCAGGGCCTCCTCGACGATCAGCGGAAAGTAGATCGAGGGGGCGTAGAAGCCGAGGTCCAGGAGTCGCTTGGCGATGTCGGTCGCGGTCACGCCCTGGCGTTTCTGGCGGCGGGCCGAGAAGACGACCTCGTGCATGCAGGGCTCGGGGTACGGCAGGTCGTAGTGCGGCGTGAGCCGGGCCTTCACGTAGTTGGCGTGCAGGATCGCGTTCTCGGACACGGCCCGCAGCCCCTCGGGGCCCATGGTGCGGATGTACGTGTAGGCGCGCACCAGCATCCCGAAGTTGCCCCAGAACGACTGCAGCTTCCCGATCGACTTCGGCCGCCGCCAGTCGAGCCGGTCGCGATCCCCGTCGCGCACCGGCACCGGCACCGGGAGGAACGGCGCCAGGTGGGCCTTGACCCCGACCGGGCCGGCCCCGGGGCCGCCGCCCCCGTGGGGCGTGGTGAAGGTCTTGTGCAGGTTCATGTGGACGACGTCGAAGCCGAGGTCTCCGGGCCGCGTGATGCCCAGCAGGGCGTTCAGGTTGGCCCCGTCCATGTAAACCTGGACGCCTTTGGCGTGGCACAGCTCGGTGATCTCGAGGATCTTCGATTCGAACAGCCCCAGCGTGTTGGGCACCGTGATCATGAACGCCGCCACGTCCTCGTCCAGGTGCCGCTCCAGGTCGAGGAGGTCCACTTCCCCCTCGGCGTCGGACTTGAGCTGGATCGTCTGGTACCCGGCGATCGTCGTGGACGCCGGGTTGGTGCCGTGGGCCGAGTCCGGCACCAGGACCGTCTTCCGCGGGTGGCCCTCGTGGTCGAGGTGGTAGGCCCGGATCATGAGGACCCCCGCCAGCTCCCCCTGCGCCCCGGCCGCCGGCTGGAGCGAGACCGCGTCCATCCCGACGATTTCGGCCAGCATGTCGGCCAGGCTCCCCATCAGCCGGAGGGCGCCCGGCATCGCCTCGTCCGGCGTCAGGGGATGGAGGCGCGCGAACCCGGGCAGCCGCGCCATGTCCTCGTTGACCTTGGGGTTGTACTTCATCGTGCAGGAGCCGAGCGGGTAGAAGTGGGTGTCCACCCCGTAGTTCATCCGGGAGAGCCGCGTGTAGTGGCGGACGACGTCCAGCTCGCTGACTTCCGGCAGCTCGGCGGGCTGGCTCCGCAGATGCGTCGTGGGGAGCAAGCGGGTGAGGTCGCTCTCGGGAACGTCAGCCTCGGGCAGCGAGTAGCCGACGCGCCCGGGCACCGACAGCTCGAAGATCAGCTTGTCGTACGTCATAACACCTCACTGTACGAGCAACCGCGGCCGGGTCGAGAGCCGAGCAGCCCTAGGACGCAGGGAGGAGGCGCGCCGAGGCGTATGCTGCGCACGCGCGCCACCGGACGTCGCGGGGCTGGGGCCCCGCCGTCCGGGGCGAGCCACCCAAAGTTGAGGCGCGCCGACGACCGAGGACGACGGGATGCGACGGCTATCGGCCCGGCCACAGCTCGAAGATCAGCTTGTCGTACTCGTTCATCACACCCCCTACGCGACAACCGCGGCCAGCGCCTCGGCGTACGCGTCGATCTCGGCCCGGGTCCGCATCTCGGTCACCGCCACCAGCAGACAGTCCTTCAGGGTGCGGTCGAACGGCTTGAGCGCCAGGCCGCCCAGAATCTTCCGCTTCCGCAGGGCGCGGAGCACGCGGTCCGGCGGCTTGGGAAGCCGCAACACGAACTCCTTGAAGAAGGGGGCCTCGAAGCGGCGGCTCACCCCGGGCACCCGGCCCAGCACCTCGGCCGCGTAGTGGGCCTTGGCGGTCGACAGCGTGGCGACCCGGCGGAGCCCCTCCTTGCCCACCAGCGCCAGGTAGATCGTGGCCCCGAGGGCGACCAGGGCCACGTTCGTGCAGATGTTCGACGTCGCCTTCTCCCGCCGGATGTGCTGCTCGCGCGTCTGGAGCGTCAGCACGAAGCCGCGCCGCCCCTGGTGGTCCACGGTCGCGCCCACCAGCCGGCCCGGCATCCGCCGGACCAGCTCCTTCCGGCAGGCGAAGAGACCCAGGTAGGGGCCCCCGCCCATCACCGGGGTGCCCAGCCCCTGCCCCTCCCCGACCACGATGTCGGCCCCCGCCTCCCCGGGCGGCCGGAGGACCCCCAGCGCGATCGGATCGACCGAGACCCCGCACAGCGCCCCGCGCGCGTGGGCAATCGCCGCGATCGCGTCCAGGTCCTCCAGGCCGCCGAAAAAGTTCGGGTACTGGACGAGCACCGCCGCCGTCTTCTCCGACACCGCCCTCCGCAGCGCCTCGAGATCCGTCACCCCCTCCGCCCACGGCACCGTCTTGATCGGCAGCCGCGGCCCCGCGCAGTAGGTCGCCATCACCCGCCGGGCCAGCGGCGACACCGCCGCCGAGACCACGACCTGCGCGCGGTCGGTCACCCCGTGGGCCATCAGCGCCGCCTCGGCCAGCGCCGAGCCGCCGTCGTAGATCGACGCGTTGGTGACGTCCATCCCCGTCAGCTCGCAGATCATCGTCTGGTACTCGTAGATCGAGCGCAGCGTGCCCTGGCTGGCCTCGGGCTGATAGGGGGTGTAGGCGGTGAAGAACTCCGACCGCAGCAGCAGGTGGTTGATGACGCTGGGCACGTAGTGGTCGTAGGCGCCGCCCCCCACGAAGGAGACCGACTCGCCGCCGTGGGCGTTCGCCCCCGCCAGCTCCCGCAGGTGGGCGGTCAGCTCGGCCTCGGCCAGGGCGGGCGGGAGGCCGAGCTCCCGGCCCAGCCGAGCCTTGGCCGGGAGCCGCTCGAGCAGCGCGTCGAGGTCGGCCACCCCGATCGTCTCCAGCATCGCCGCCCGCTGGGCGCCCGTGGTCGGAATGTAGCGCAGGGGCCGGCCCGGCCCCATCAGTGTCCCCCCGCCGTCTTCACGTACGCCTCGTAGTCGCTCGCGCTCAGCAGCGCCTCCAGCTCCTTCGCGTCCGCCATCGCGACGACGATCAGCCAGCCGGCGCCGTAGGGATCCTGGTTCACCTGCTCCGGCCGCTCGGTGAGGCTCTGGTTGGCCTCCACGACCTCGCCCGAGAGGGGGGCGAACAGATCGGAGA encodes:
- the gcvPB gene encoding aminomethyl-transferring glycine dehydrogenase subunit GcvPB, whose translation is MTYDKLIFELSVPGRVGYSLPEADVPESDLTRLLPTTHLRSQPAELPEVSELDVVRHYTRLSRMNYGVDTHFYPLGSCTMKYNPKVNEDMARLPGFARLHPLTPDEAMPGALRLMGSLADMLAEIVGMDAVSLQPAAGAQGELAGVLMIRAYHLDHEGHPRKTVLVPDSAHGTNPASTTIAGYQTIQLKSDAEGEVDLLDLERHLDEDVAAFMITVPNTLGLFESKILEITELCHAKGVQVYMDGANLNALLGITRPGDLGFDVVHMNLHKTFTTPHGGGGPGAGPVGVKAHLAPFLPVPVPVRDGDRDRLDWRRPKSIGKLQSFWGNFGMLVRAYTYIRTMGPEGLRAVSENAILHANYVKARLTPHYDLPYPEPCMHEVVFSARRQKRQGVTATDIAKRLLDLGFYAPSIYFPLIVEEALMIEPTETESKETLDEFCEAMIRIAREAETAPETVRAAPVTTPVSRLDQT
- the gcvPA gene encoding aminomethyl-transferring glycine dehydrogenase subunit GcvPA, whose product is MGPGRPLRYIPTTGAQRAAMLETIGVADLDALLERLPAKARLGRELGLPPALAEAELTAHLRELAGANAHGGESVSFVGGGAYDHYVPSVINHLLLRSEFFTAYTPYQPEASQGTLRSIYEYQTMICELTGMDVTNASIYDGGSALAEAALMAHGVTDRAQVVVSAAVSPLARRVMATYCAGPRLPIKTVPWAEGVTDLEALRRAVSEKTAAVLVQYPNFFGGLEDLDAIAAIAHARGALCGVSVDPIALGVLRPPGEAGADIVVGEGQGLGTPVMGGGPYLGLFACRKELVRRMPGRLVGATVDHQGRRGFVLTLQTREQHIRREKATSNICTNVALVALGATIYLALVGKEGLRRVATLSTAKAHYAAEVLGRVPGVSRRFEAPFFKEFVLRLPKPPDRVLRALRKRKILGGLALKPFDRTLKDCLLVAVTEMRTRAEIDAYAEALAAVVA
- the gcvH gene encoding glycine cleavage system protein GcvH, translated to WAKVEGTRARVGITQYAQDQLGDVVFVELPKVGTRVRHMQSFGVVESVKAVSDLFAPLSGEVVEANQSLTERPEQVNQDPYGAGWLIVVAMADAKELEALLSASDYEAYVKTAGGH